In the Dolichospermum flos-aquae CCAP 1403/13F genome, AAGACGACCTCCAGAGTTAGTCATTACTCTTCCTCACTTGCTAAAGCGTTAACAGCAGCCGCAGCGATCGCACTTCCGCCCCGTCTACCATGTAAAGTCATAAATGGGACATTGCGGCTATCTGCGGCCAATGCGACTTTTGACTCGACTGCACCCACGAAACCAACAGGAAAGCCCAATATTAACGCCGGTCTGGGGATACCTTCGTCCAGCATTTCCAATAGCCTAAATAGGGCTGTGGGGGCATTCCCAATCACCACAATTGCCCCTTCTATATGGAAACGCCAAAATTCTAAAGCCGCTGCTGACCTGGTATTTCTTAATCTTTTGGCTAATTGTGGCACTTCTGGATCATTGAGTGTACAGAGAACTTTATTATTCTTGGGTAATCTTTTTCTGGTAACACCTTCCGCTACCATGTAAGAATCACACAAAATCAGTGAACCACCAATTAGGGCTTTTTTTCCGGCTTCTACCGCTGTAGATGAATATTCTAAGTCATTGACAATATCCGTCATTCCACAGGCGTGAATCATGCGGACAGCAACTTTCGCTACATCTTCAGGGAATCTTTCCAGATTGGACTCTGACCGAATAATTGCAAAGGAATTACGATATATTTCGTTACCATCACGGATGTAATCAAACATGAGATTTTTAGGTTGTAAAGGTTAAATTGGACTGTGATTTTTGTGATTTATTTGATTAAGATGATTAGTTGACACTCACCTGTCTAAAGACACGGGGATTCTACATTCACCGTCAAAACTTGCTCAACCAGGTTTACACCAAGCAGAGTAGTGGTTTCAACTCCTGTAGCGTTAATTTGGGGATGCCCTCCCCTATTTTTTGCCAGATTTAGAATATTAACTGCGGCATTTGTATCTCTATGCAATTCGCATCCACAGCTACATTTA is a window encoding:
- a CDS encoding precorrin-8X methylmutase, with product MFDYIRDGNEIYRNSFAIIRSESNLERFPEDVAKVAVRMIHACGMTDIVNDLEYSSTAVEAGKKALIGGSLILCDSYMVAEGVTRKRLPKNNKVLCTLNDPEVPQLAKRLRNTRSAAALEFWRFHIEGAIVVIGNAPTALFRLLEMLDEGIPRPALILGFPVGFVGAVESKVALAADSRNVPFMTLHGRRGGSAIAAAAVNALASEEE